One region of Theileria equi strain WA chromosome 4 map unlocalized gcontig_1105316255039, whole genome shotgun sequence genomic DNA includes:
- a CDS encoding conserved hypothetical protein (encoded by transcript BEWA_054290A), translating into MVRALILALIFLFYGKVIALETVTPDVPAKTTGVTLDISQPNLSIFETFNPKPHNIETPSYTAKSGYFIDKVVEGGTTIHECSPKGAFVKVTHCFIKDVFDIIHVYTVDLDGRKNARYFFKDGNPWVAIEEEEFYDHFNALSITGHEFQKKTFKLDKAKSDWNFYINKSPKSPFAVYGTRSTTRVKEIKDGTTIWKREKDEWCTKLTFYPREGEHKLLWIVTKDPYENENILYYSKVSGSWKSVDKGQYLEDLAKAGFDRSTFNDRVTLDISNVDDKLFFIDKYQVDIVVANRYHVLPGFRMNKVVQGKETIWESSDDRFSIHFRFHGRGNDTSLGVIFTTNTKKEHKVLYYRKEEDGWKEIDRNEYYDALSCRDNSIYTHEVDKPDIVMSSFRNKKGTKLISYLSKVENAKGDIILTHGIRGSFTVDFCKFDMDWNYERYGFEIFPYCSIFDEPVTVKKVSNTERYRSYFEYKTLEGMNPLDILHRSQYRGTFVEALNRLGYNVYGYDHQSHGFSEAKTENRCHVEDFKDYIYDTLQFISIVKRGKFSDSSEKWDEDILYNSVPTDKKTFLLGHSMGGNIVMQAVQKFYKNAEKGAGFVDSLIGLSAMLDVSPYLDKWYKKAARPILELDAYCQPKKKAYFQYPYDIGIQFERFADYHTDMLYYSNIYTRNTAMSSFSACRRVMKDHRKKFYPKDLPTLFVHTESDDHCDIKGPRDMVNKKLKESKVAKLIELSGCGHYLPASQTVPILVPLLEKWLNGHFSEMNGERPLQVPSSVKEDSAVLAQKKLRNVAPK; encoded by the coding sequence ATGGTGAGGGCCCTTATCTTGGCTCTGATTTTTCTCTTTTATGGGAAAGTCATTGCCTTGGAAACTGTTACACCTGATGTTCCAGCAAAGACTACAGGagttactctggatatttCACAACCAAATCTCTCCATCTTTGAAACATTTAATCCAAAGCCACATAACATAGAGACACCCTCATACACAGCAAAGTCTGGATATTTTATAGATAAAGTGGTAGAAGGAGGTACTACCATTCATGAATGTTCTCCAAAAGGAGCATTTGTCAAAGTCACACATTGTTTTATAAAGGACGTATTTGACATTATCCATGTATACACTGTCGATTTAGATGGGAGAAAGAATGCCCGCTATTTTTTCAAGGATGGCAATCCGTGGGTAGCcatagaggaagaagaattcTATGACCACTTTAATGCACTGTCAATCACTGGGCATGAATTTCAAAAGAAGACATTCAAACTTGATAAAGCAAAAAGTGACTGGAACTTTTATATCAATAAGTCTCCCAAGTCTCCCTTTGCTGTATATGGGACCAGAAGCACGACTAGGGTCAAGGAAATTAAGGACGGTACTACCATATGGAAGAGagagaaggatgaatggtgtACCAAACTCACTTTTTATCCCAGAGAAGGAGAGCATAAACTCCTCTGGATAGTTACCAAGGATCCATATGAGAATGAGAACATcctctactactccaaGGTGAGTGGGTCATGGAAGTCTGTTGACAAGGGGCAATATCTGGAGGACTTAGCAAAGGCTGGCTTTGACAGATCAACCTTTAATGATAGGGTTACTCTGGACATATCCAATGTTGATGacaaactcttcttcattgaTAAATACCAAGTTGATATTGTAGTAGCAAACAGATACCATGTTCTTCCAGGATTtagaatgaacaaggtaGTACAGGGTAAGGAGACTATTTGGGAGTCTTCGGATGACAGATTCTCTATCCATTTTAGATTTCATGGTAGAGGTAATGATACCTCACTTGGTGTCATATTTACCACGAACACCAAGAAGGAGCACAAGGTGCTATACTATAgaaaagaggaagatggatGGAAAGAGATTGACAGAAATGAGTACTATGATGCTCTCTCATGTAGAGATAACTCTATTTATACCCATGAAGTGGATAAGCCAGACATAGTCATGAGTAGTTTCAGGAACAAAAAGGGTACAAAACTCATATCATATCTTTCCAAAGTTGAAAATGCCAAGGGAGATATAATCCTTACTCACGGCATCCGTGGGTCATTTACCGTTGatttttgtaaatttgACATGGACTGGAACTATGAACGTTATGGCTTCGAGATATTTCCCTATTGCAGTATTTTTGATGAGCCAGTAACTGTCAAAAAGGTATCCAATACAGAGCGCTACAGATCCTACTTTGAGTATAAGACTCTAGAGGGAATGAATCCACTAGACATTCTTCACAGGTCTCAGTACAGAGGTACCTTTGTAGAAGCACTCAATAGACTAGGCTATAATGTCTACGGCTATGATCACCAATCACACGGTTTCTCTGAAGCAAAAACTGAGAATAGATGTCATGTCGAAGATTTCAAAGATTACATTTATGACACTCTCCAGTTTATAAGTATTGTAAAGAGAGGCAAGTTTAGTGACTCCTCTGAAAAGTGGGATGAAGAtattttgtacaatagTGTTCCCACGGATAAAAAGACATTCCTTCTTGGTCATTCAATGGGAGGTAACATTGTTATGCAGGCTgtgcaaaagttttacaagaatGCCGAAAAGGGAGCAGGATTTGTAGACTCCCTAATTGGTCTTTCTGCCATGCTCGATGTTAGTCCATATTTGGAtaaatggtacaaaaaGGCAGCAAGGCCGATATTAGAACTTGACGCATACTGTCAACCAAAGAAAAAGGCATACTTCCAGTACCCGTATGACATTGGGATCCAATTTGAAAGATTTGCCGATTATCATACTGATATGCTTTACTATAGTAATATATACACTAGAAATACAGCAATGTCTAGTTTTAGTGCATGCAGAAGGGTTATGAAAGACCATAGGAAAAAGTTTTATCCCAAAGATTTGCCAACACTATTTGTCCATACTGAAAGTGATGATCATTGCGACATAAAGGGTCCAAGGGATATGGTTAATAAGAAGCTCAAGGAAAGTAAAGTTGCAAAACTGATAGAGTTAAGTGGTTGTGGGCATTATCTGCCCGCATCTCAGACTGTCCCTATCTTGGTACCACTGCTGGAGAAGTGGCTAAATGGACACTTTTCAGAGATGAATGGAGAGAGACCATTACAAGTTCCCTCTAGTGTTAAAGAGGACTCAGCAGTGCTCGCCCAGAAGAAACTCCGTAATGTTGCACCTAAATAA
- a CDS encoding 40S ribosomal protein S30, putative (encoded by transcript BEWA_054330A): MTTHPFTAVKVHGSLARAGKVRNHTPKVAKQEKKKPLTGRAKKRQQYNRRFTSNVTGRRGHNAQG, from the exons ATGACGACGCACCCATTCACTG CTGTAAAGGTTCACGGATCCTTGGCTAGGGCCGGAAAGGTCAGAAACCACACTCCCAAGGTCGCAAAGCAGGAGAAGAAGAAGCCTCTTACTGGACGCGCCAAGAAGAGACAACAATACAACAGACGCTTCACTAGCAACGTTACCGGACGTCGTGGACACAACGCCCAGGGTTAA
- a CDS encoding conserved hypothetical protein (encoded by transcript BEWA_054320A): MGESGLQKGAMFMAGLTLLQSLRVALTGAKFAMDRFKIPQQHASSFINMVHNPMELATFTGMAIMTGISFIPNLKDSFKYLAIFTNATLCCSFILLLIAFMSGGEQGNLTFYYWTIVFVSFIYGLNVAAVMNVGSDNAAFFNVGIPLSGIQVCIYYYVFTKLAERYNWSNVSYWIIFWQMSIGALISAVSAIVWIDAYGEAEGSAAGGSLSELGKAWSPILMGMVGMGGIYAFYPAIAPYKLTDVGTGYTIDLVVLFVSAVPGIIIAILCLFKKGPDTNWERNGAQGWHASWLLAIPHITAMILCFCTLHYPDSGVASSIKSSGLKVGVITVTLKFCEEGLKAVSYAGAGKQGGSGGAISSFNAFTSQGLMIVLAFTGDGYLKTYSKYEHDRDKWPTKNFGFFKSLGYWAGNGAYVACKSVKSSFTTNVRCKVLGKSEALLIVYADEEF; encoded by the coding sequence ATGGGAGAGAGTGGACTTCAGAAAGGtgccatgtttatggcaggtCTGACTCTtttgcagtctctccgtgtggctttaactggagcaaagtttgcaatggacagatttaaaattcctcaacaacatgccagttcgttcattaacatggtccataatcctatggaactggcaacgtttactggaatGGCTATTATGACTGGTATATCATTTATACCCAACCTTAAGGACTCTTTCAAGTACCTTGccatatttacaaatgcGACACTATGCTGTTCCTTCATTCTACTCCTAATTGCATTCATGTCTGGAGGAGAACAAGGAAATCTCACattctactactggactatTGTCTTCGTCTCATTTATTTACGGACTTAATGTTGCAGCTGTAATGAATGTTGGAAGTGATAATGCTGCCTTTTTCAATGTAGGAATTCCTCTCTCTGGCATTCAGGTTTGCATCTACTACTATGTCTTTACGAAGCTTGCTGAGAGGTATAACTGGTCAAACGTCAGTTACTGGATCATATTTTGGCAGATGTCCATAGGAGCATTGATATCGGCGGTATCAGCTATTGTATGGATTGATGCATATGGTGAAGCTGAAGGTAGTGCTGCTGGAGGCAGTCTTAGTGAACTTGGCAAGGCCTGGTCTCCAATTCTTATGGGAATGGTAGGTATGGGCGGTATTTATGCCTTCTATCCTGCCATAGCTCCTTACAAACTGACTGATGTTGGCACTGGATACACCATTGACCTGGTTGTTTTGTTCGTTAGTGCTGTTCCTGGTATTATCATCGCCATCTTATGCCTATTTAAAAAAGGTCCAGACACTAATTGGGAAAGGAATGGTGCTCAGGGATGGCATGCTAGTTGGTTGTTGGCCATTCCACACATTACCGCAATGATTTTGTGCTTTTGCACACTTCATTATCCAGATAGTGGAGTAGCCAGTTCTATTAAGAGCAGTGGCTTAAAGGTTGGAGTCATTACTGTTACcctaaagttttgtgaagAAGGACTAAAGGCGGTGTCTTATGCTGGAGCTGGTAAACAAGGTGGAAGTGGTGGTGCTatctcctcttttaatGCATTCAcatcccaaggtttaatgatagtcttggcctttactggagatggttatcTGAAGAcctattccaagtatgaacatgatagagataaatggcctactaaaAATTTTGGGTTCTTTAAGTCCTTAGGATACTGGGCAGGGAATGGAGCATATGTGGCCTGTAAGAGTGTTAAGTCCTCCTTTACCACTAATGTCAGATGCAAAGTTTTAggtaaatcagaggctCTCCTAATTGTCTATGcagatgaggaattttaa
- a CDS encoding hypothetical protein (encoded by transcript BEWA_054300A): protein MDSSSFPFTSVSINESYNDNFVLFLFKLCGCGDNGTVIDIANVDSEITHEQTYDQDGAQRSFIPKESFFSEVLDGPFSIWKSDGNTRCSKVFLRLGNNVRRLTLNVSVAGSGSSIKYFEEKKDEEWKSVPCFVAGDLPPVNAKPVDIQKLEASSSCIRVD from the coding sequence AtggattcttcttccttcccTTTCACCTCAGTATCCATAAATGAGAGCTATAACGACAATTTTGTGCTATTCCTCTTTAAACTATGCGGGTGCGGAGACAATGGTACTGTTATAGACATTGCCAACGTCGATTCCGAGATCACACACGAACAAACTTATGACCAGGACGGAGCTCAAAGGTCTTTTATACCAAAGGAGTCATTCTTCTCTGAGGTTTTAGATGGTCCATTTTCGATATGGAAGTCAGATGGGAATACGAGATGCAGCAAAGTCTTTTTGAGACTGGGAAATAACGTCCGCAGACTCACTCTCAACGTAAGTGTCGCAGGTAGTGGGTCGAGCataaagtactttgaaGAGAAGAAGGACGAAGAATGGAAATCTGTTCCCTGTTTTGTGGCGGGTGACTTGCCACCGGTTAATGCAAAACCAGTGGACATCCAAAAGCTTGAAGCCTCCTCTTCTTGCATTCGCGTTGACTGA
- a CDS encoding hypothetical protein (encoded by transcript BEWA_054310A): MSAGVLKLNVKCCGPVCTCQPNPLGITANKWVDQPTKGFTKYVHSITTGGTFTLNGKVDGSKVGSAGKSTNNVRSVSVYYWNGAPDRPILIEIITNSGGGTTTFYGKNGIGGHLSWLNGPVKDKTLIQALDDFNCKINNVVPFDIQDSQSGSILNDSNSTCIESKRITQSNLLQNPPGSDYVSKAYIITASLNTGISRVTYNGKPTDISTPNETIDLITLYSYPGSIEVPLMIEFKPSNNRISRWFHSKNTGEHGKEWKEHGNDPGFYTADSDPKPTAKLSEKLDEVLCTEYGNVTLDLSHARKSGNYCCSEHGSHKGTGRISVTPGEITVNGETKTDYYKHAITDSRYGLAGIYYNDSGVNMRKNVKLSGVSFPVSVNGVYFFYCAGEEPSLIYINSDSIMTKGWYKKDTGEWKWISELIGINSNDIEGGLTCAKWRKLFEILKGFNCSDLQECSYTDHLKQAKEENELKLQEEEANNERENAKKQKQKSTHTPTKEDDPVSQLPKTAMSAPQEPGPPPSGAKPESVEKGDRGESGDSKTLGPQGPPGPSGNKGEYGHSTGKTKTRRSIDKGSSSPWYKDFDFTRLIGNVIAPLAPQAKAKVESQDTVKNTTVQTGGSTPVTPPKVELTPASLTPDATVASSQSSGNEFTSPSTTSQTQTAADGTDPHNPPVRHSTEESLPEAQPAESTKAAFVGPEVAAAGSVLWTTFGASSGTLAGAGGLTGLGWWIYKRSKGEPDCGRRDSVTQDLKNLQSDNDADYSKAILLSLNTLGDDLNQNHNSKRSSGIIPQLCSSVKTNLCVCPSTM; the protein is encoded by the coding sequence atgagtgcTGGAGTGTTAAAGTTAAATGTGAAATGTTGTGGACCAGTCTGTACTTGCCAGCCTAATCCTCTTGGCATTACCGCCAATAAATGGGTTGATCAGCCAACCAAAGGATTTACCAAATATGTTCATAGTATTACAACAGGAGGCACATTTACTCTAAATGGAAAAGTAGATGGAAGTAAGGTAGGGTCAGCAGGAAAATCTACTAATAATGTTAGGTCGGTATCagtttactactggaatggaGCCCCTGATAGACCAATCCTTATTGAAATTATCACCAATAGTGGTGGTGGCACAACTACATTCTATGGGAAAAATGGCATTGGAGGACACTTATCTTGGTTGAATGGCCCAGTTAAAGATAAGACTCTAATACAAGCACTTGATGATTTTAACTGCAAGATTAATAATGTAGTTCCATTTGATATACAGGACTCTCAATCTGGTTCTATTCTCAATGACTCAAATTCCACCTGTATAGAGAGCAAAAGGATAACCCAATCTAATCTTCTACAAAATCCTCCTGGTAGTGACTATGTTTCTAAAGCATACATCATTACTGCTAGTCTTAATACAGGGATATCCAGGGTAACTTACAACGGTAAGCCTACTGACATTTCTACTCCTAATGAGACAATTGATTTAATCACACTTTATTCATATCCAGGAAGTATAGAAGTCCCTCTTATGATCGAGTTCAAGCCATCAAACAATAGGATATCTAGATGGTTTCATAGTAAAAACACTGGTGAACACggtaaagaatggaaagaaCATGGCAATGATCCTGGATTTTACACCGCAGACAGTGATCCTAAGCCTACTGCAAAGCTGTCAGAAAAACTGGATGAAGTGTTATGCACAGAATATGGCAATGTTACCCTGGATTTATCACACGCCAGAAAGTCTGGGAACTATTGTTGCAGTGAACATGGTAGTCATAAAGGCACAGGTAGAATCTCTGTCACACCCGGAGAGATCACAGTAAATGGTGAGACAAAGACTGACTACTACAAGCATGCCATTACCGATAGCAGATATGGACTTGCCGGTATATATTATAATGATAGTGGAGTTAATATGAGGAAAAATGTAAAGCTCTCGGGAGTATCATTTCCCGTCTCTGTAAATGGTGTCTACTTCTTTTATTGCGCAGGGGAGGAACCCTCACTCATCTATATTAATAGTGATAGTATTATGACCAAGGGTTGGTACAAGAAGGATActggagaatggaaatggaTCTCTGAGCTGATTGGCATAAACTCTAATGACATAGAAGGTGGACTTACTTGTGCGAAATGGAGAAAGCTTTTCGAGATACTCAAAGGATTTAATTGTAGTGATTTGCAAGAGTGTTCCTATACCGATCATTTAAAACAGGCTAAAGAGGAAAACGAACTCAAACtacaagaggaagaagcaaACAATGAAAGAGAAAATGCTAAAAAACAGAAGCAGAAATCTACTCATACTCCTactaaagaagatgatcCAGTCTCTCAACTTCCTAAAACTGCTATGTCTGCTCCTCAAGAACCTGGTCCTCCCCCTTCTGGAGCTAAACCTGAATCTGTTGAAAAAGGCGATAGAGGGgaatctggagattctaaaaCGCTTGGACCTCAAGGACCTCCTGGTCCATCTGGTAATAAAGGTGAATATGGCCATAGTACAGGAAAGACTAAGACTAGGAGATCAATAGATAAGGGTTCTAGTTCGCCATGGTATAAAGATTTTGATTTTACGAGATTGATTGGAAATGTAATTGCCCCTCTTGCTCCTCAAGCTAAAGCTAAAGTTGAATCACAAGATACTGTCAAAAATACCACTGTTCAAACTGGTGGATCTACTCCTGTCACTCCTCCTAAAGTTGAACTCACTCCAGCTTCTCTTACTCCTGATGCTACTGTTGCTTCTAGTCAATCTAGTGGTAATGAATTTACTTCTCCATCTACTACTTCTCAAACACAAACTGCTGCTGATGGTACTGATCCTCATAATCCTCCTGTTCGTCATTCtactgaagaatctcttccTGAAGCTCAACCTGCTGAATCTACTAAAGCCGCTTTTGTTGGTCCTGAAGTTGCTGCCGCTGGTtctgtactatggacaACATTTGGAGCAtcctctggtactcttgccggagctggtggtcttactggacttggttggtggatctacaaacgttctaaaggagagCCTGACTGCGGAAGGCGTGATTCAGTTACTCAGGATCTTAAGAATCTCCAATCTGATAACGACGCTGATTATAGCAAAGCCATTCTTCTGTCCTTGAATACACTCGGCGATGACCTAAACCAAAACCACAACTCCAAAAGATCCTCAGGAATAATACCACAGTTGTGTAGCTCAGTAAAGACAAACTTGTGTGTCTGTCCATCTACCATGTAG
- a CDS encoding hypothetical protein (encoded by transcript BEWA_054280A), with protein MAEDQGITIELKENKNANNKDHTYQANTADGGTVTITVTNSNEPRGSNFLKYTHTKNGGQQFTLAKVQGDGSQKIEGIPHSGSDKKVTSVSAYYWKHENNGGLPKKALLVEVAYTGDGTRYYKNDKGNEWVEHNLQDGGLLEKTLYDLNCYRNNAVTLDLTKDAYGTGGGQPCCDGHKGSSRITVASIPVNHKHVGSKTLMAYSYTISSEKLAAIKLADSGKKNRKRITLSGQQFPLSGVDSISALYSNDKKEPILVYLNKGNGDQDSGWYKPATSGGDTWTKAPELQTVLPENINDCKHWNALVGVLRNSGGDNNLQECKEDKPELEKQESLEQRSEELGEGQESARGSQQPGSPSIDGSGDAGDSAPSGVGSAGIPGPPSEEGKDGDSGESGNPPTDNQGDGAPAPQPQQATGGSSGGGSTLPTSDHTEAQPTSQTVTAETTVPSGESASQSTSEGTPNTNAEVTTADIPPV; from the coding sequence ATGGCAGAGGATCAAGGAATAACTATCGAACTTAAAGAAAACAAAAACGCAAATAATAAAGATCATACATACCAAGCAAATACTGCTGATGGTGGGACTGTTACCATTACTGTCACGAATTCTAATGAACCACGTGGATCTAATTTCCTCAAATATACTCataccaagaatggagGACAACAATTCACACTTGCAAAAGTACAAGGTGATGGTAGTCAAAAGATAGAAGGGATTCCTCATAGTGGATCCGATAAAAAGGTGACCTCCGTCtctgcttattactggaaacaTGAGAATAATGGTGGCCTACCTAAGAAGGCTCTCTTGGTTGAAGTGGCATATACTGGCGATGGAACTAGGTATtataagaatgataaaggTAATGAGTGGGTTGAACACAATCTCCAAGATGGTGGGCTTCTCGAGAAAACTCTGTATGATCTCAACTGTTACAGAAACAATGCAGTCACCTTAGATCTTACCAAAGACGCATATGGTACGGGAGGAGGACAACCTTGTTGTGACGGTCATAAAGGTAGCAGTAGAATCACTGTTGCTTCTATACCAGTTAATCATAAACATGTGGGCTCAAAGACTCTTATGGCCTACAGCTATACCATTAGTAGTGAAAAATTGGCAGCTATAAAGCTTGCCGATAGTGGGAAAAAGAATAGGAAGCGTATAACTTTAAGTGGACAACAGTTTCCTCTTTCCGGCGTAGATAGCATCTCTGCATTATActccaatgataaaaaggAACCCATCTTAGTTTATCTTAACAAGGGAAATGGAGACCAAGATTCTGGATGGTATAAGCCTGCTACTAGTGGTGGAGATACATGGACAAAAGCTCCTGAGCTCCAAACCGTATTACCGGAAAATATTAATGACTGCAAACACTGGAATGCACTTGTTGGCGTACTAAGAAACAGTGGTGGTGACAATAATttgcaagaatgtaaagaagataaacCAGAACTAGAAAAACAAGAATCACTAGAACAACGTTCTGAAGAGCTTGGTGAAGGACAAGAATCTGCTAGAGGATCTCAACAACCTGGATCTCCTAGTATAGATGGTAGTGGAGATGCTGGTGATTCTGCTCCTTCTGGAGTTGGTAGTGCTGGTATTCCTGGACCTCCTAGTGAAGAAggtaaagatggtgatAGTGGAGAATCTGGTAATCCTCCTACTGATAATCAAGGTGATGGTGCTCCTGCTCCTCAACCTCAACAAGCTACTGGAGGATCTTCTGGTGGAGGAAGTACTCTTCCTACTTCTGATCATACTGAAGCTCAACCTACTTCTCAAACTGTTACTGCTGAAACTACTGTTCCTTCTGGAGAATCTGCTAGTCAATCTACTAGTGAAGGTACTCCTAATACTAATGCTGAAGTTACTACTGCTGATATTCCACCTGTTTAG
- a CDS encoding conserved hypothetical protein (encoded by transcript BEWA_054350A) — translation MTRLFSLARASRLHGSHFRRYFSFVDERRLKLAEQRPSVRELDVDKEILTGERRREIRRADFLKFTGGKRPLISSHLKGNIIAIFLGSWCIVAGILCLKMFKPESYEWLENERKRIEAAKEKLELIKQLESNAKNAPVGPV, via the exons ATGACGAGGCTTTTTAGCCTTGCAAGAGCCTCGCGGCTCCATGGCTCTCATTTCCGGAGGTATTTTTCATTTGTTGACGAAAGGAGACTCAAACTCGCCGAACAAAGGCCAAGTGTTCGTGAACTTGACGTTGATAAAGAGATTTTAACCGGAGAACGGAGAAGAGAAATCAGAAGAGCCGATTTTCTCAAGTTTACAGGCGGTAAACGGCCGCTAATCTCATCGCATCTAAAGGGAAACATTATTG CAATTTTTCTCGGGTCTTGGTGCATAGTGGCTGGGATTCTCTGCCTCAAAATGTTCAAGCCGGAAAGCTACGAGTGGCTAGAAAACGAACGCAAGCGCATAGAGGCTGCCAAAGAGAAACTCGAACTCATCAAACAGCTAGAGAGTAATGCTAAAAACGCTCCCGTCGGGCCTGTGTAA
- a CDS encoding sorting-associated vesicle protein, putative (encoded by transcript BEWA_054340A) has product MDNPYTLQSLVALTRTTYSSIIEKIKGMKVLVLDSDTSGMISLVHTHSYLLENEVLLTLKIDDGTVFNSGNLNSNLRHLKSLYILQPTMENVLKLSNELQNPHFKEYYLFFTNEVNKEFLELIAKGDSLELVKGVYEYFVDFYVISDTLFTLNIKDSSGLYAKDVNFMLNPTVSRIVKSIYSLSCLVNQIPTVVCKKGNMLLQTISSRIQAEYNNNTLNLQAILQSYGVYNRECAPATSGCVLLIMDRREDCVTPLLNQWTYQAMIHELIGMNGMNRVSIGGSDYILNDDFYGKHVYTEFADVESALDVLIKESKSGTTDVFRMVENLPTQSKMVNETSRHVTILHELARIIQEKGLLKSGLLEQDLVSKRANFQEVVDLIGGKVDVKEKIRVALLTALRNQDKIGKVKDYLRMNGLEGEMSIVDKVVNMSTEVAKQAPEFGISLFGRKDSESPYLQHKSQLYTTLHKIIKGKLEPEAYTIVPSAYDLGYTLKSKPASIMVFIIGGATFAESRDCSIVTRETGIPVVLGGTFIHNSETFLETLPSI; this is encoded by the exons ATGGATAACCCATACACTCTCCAGAGCCTTGTGGCTCTTACGCGGACGACGTATTCTTCAAttattgaaaaaataaagggTATGAAGGTCCTCGTTTTGGACTCTGATACCAGTGGAATGATATCTCTTGTTCATACTCACTCGTATCTCTTGGAAAATGAAGTACTTTTGACCCTAAAAATAGATGATGGAACTGTTTTCAATAGCGGTAATCTAAATAGTAACCTTCGCCATCTCAAGAGTCTATACATCCTCCAACCTACAATGGAGAACGTCCTTAAACTCTCTAATGAACTGCAAAATCCTCACTTTAAGGAATACtatctcttctttacaaaCGAAGTAAATAAAGAGTTTCTGGAGCTAATCGCAAAGGGGGATTCTCTGGAGCTTGTCAAGGGTGTCTACGAATACTTTGTGGATTTTTACGTCATATCTGACACTCTATTCACACTCAACATTAAGGATTCTTCGGGACTGTACGCAAAAGACGTAAACTTTATGCTAAATCCGACAGTTTCCAGGATAGTAAAGAGCATATATTCACTATCATGTCTAGTTAATCAAATCCCGACAGTCGTCTGTAAAAAGGGGAATATGTTATTACAAACAATATCGAGCAGAATACAAGCGGAATATAACAATAATACGCTTAACCTGCAAGCGATTCTGCAATCATATGGAGTGTATAATAGGGAATGTGCACCTGCAACATCTGGATGCGTGCTTCTAATCATGGATAGACGAGAAGATTGTGTAACACCTCTTCTTAATCAGTGGACTTACCAAGCCATGATTCATGAACTTataggaatgaatggaatgaacaGAGTTAGCATTGGCGGTTCAGATTATATCCTTAATGATGATTTCTATGGTAAACATGTATATACAGAATTTGCTGACGTTGAAAGTGCTCTTGATGTACTAATTAAAGAGAGCAAGAGTGGAACTACTGATGTTTTTAGAATGGTTGAAAATCTACCAACACAATCTAAAATGGTGAATGAAACTAGTAGGCACGTTACCATATTGCACGAGCTGGCAAGAATTATCCAAGAAAAGGGGCTCTTAAAGAGCGGCTTGTTAGAGCAAGATTTAGTCAGCAAAAGGGcaaattttcaagaggTTGTGGATCTGATTGGTGGAAAGGTGGAtgtaaaggaaaagatCAGAGTTGCACTATTGACTGCTCTTAGGAATCAAGACAAAATTGGAAAAGTAAAGGATTACTTGAGAATGAATGGGTTGGAAGGAGAAATGAGCATTGTTGATAAAGTAGTCAATATGAGCACAGAAGTAGCTAAACAAGCGCCAGAATTTGGAATCTCTTTGTTCGGCAGAAAG GATTCTGAAAGTCCGTATCTGCAGCATAAATCGCAACTGTATACTACACTTCACAAAATAATAAAGG GCAAATTGGAGCCGGAAGCATACACAATCGTTCCGAGTGCCTATGATTTAGGCTACACACTAAAGTCAAAACCTGCATCG ATCATGGTCTTTATAATCGGAGGTGCAACGTTTGCGGAATCTCGTGACTGTAGTATAGTGACTCGTGAGACTGGAATTCCAGTCGTCTTGGGTGGAACATTTATTCACAATTCTGAGACTTTTCTCGAGACTCTTCCATCAATTTAG